Genomic window (Argopecten irradians isolate NY chromosome 2, Ai_NY, whole genome shotgun sequence):
TATGCCATAATAAGATACTGATATTGACTTCATGTATTCAACAGTGTCCACTTTAATACATTTAGAAGagtaaattatgtatattttttttatttaactaGAAATATGTATGTGATACTTGCTTTGTCAAAAAGTCGATTGACTCTAAATCTTCCAACTATCATTCTATAGATTGAGAATATAATGACTCTCCCGTGTGACGTTAGAGAGTACGACACTGATAAAGATGACGTCATCAGTCGAATGGAATGGCAAACCTACATCACAGAATTTAACCCTGAACTGAACTTCGCtgaatatgaaaacaaaatcattcaACAACTCGACAGAAATggtattagttttttttttattttcgtcaagttttatgtcataaaagtgTGCGATTCAGATtattattaacatatatttgtGTTTGAATTTCCCATACGCCCCTTTCTTGGAAATATCAACAGGTGTACTTACATCAGAAGTCAAGATACAAGACCATCTTTTCACACATTACTTTAACCTTAAATTAAGTTATTGttatgttgttgttgtgttgtattTGATCATAGGCGATGGATTTCTTCAAGTTCGGGAGTTCTCTTTGGATGACGAATACAAGAAGGATTGTCTGTAAGTATTTACGTCATGTACAAAAGTTTCTATACATTACCTCAAGCTGATATAAGGCAGAATTTAGTAATATCCATAATGTCGCACCTTGTTGTTATGTAATGTAAATCTGATGTTCGTTGACATCGATGTTACCTTTGTATCTAATCTAAGTCCTATTagcagtcaaggtcatttaaagtCGTTCCAGATTAAAGAGGTAGAAAAAAACGAagcagtatctggcaactgtcCATCATGGGATAAATTCGAACTCAAAACCAGTGGTTTACGGTAATATGGGATGAATATTCGAACTTAAATGCCAGAGGTAGAGGGTTAACAGTAATATGTTGGCACACCTTAATCACTCGGTCATCGCGAACCAATTGTCATATCGTTATGTACCAGATATGTTGAATGTGTATATTTTCTACTTTATATAAGGTGCAAAATTGTTCAAGGATCAAAGCaatttgtatttaatatttactatgTTTTCTCTACAGATCAGAGACACAACCTCCTGCATAGCGATAAAAAGATTTAAGGCTAGTAGATGTAATCTTGCAGTGACATCAGGAGGAGATTAAAAGCTAGCAGACCAGCTGTATTATCATGTAGTGccttatgatataaaataatcttttgATTAAACCTGTTAAACTTctgttgtttttgtatttaaatattaaccAAGCTGAAGTGACAAACGATGCTATATCCTAGGAAAACAAACCAAGATATGAAGATACAAATGTGAACACGAACGCCATTGAAAAAAATACGTGGAAAGGGCCATTCATAATTATTACCATACATACTAAGTTAAAGATAGCTATAATAATGAAGTAACAGTTTAAAGAATAAATCTTAATACTAAGGGAAgtaatatttaagcattgaagtcactatttttttaatttcatcggggtatgaaagacattttgtttgcaaactgtgtgaatccgcgtagcggattctcacaaaagtttgcaaacaaaattcatttcataccccgatgaaataaaaaaaaatagtgacttcaatgcttataattaatttttccagtctactttataaaatgaaatacgtttacacgtacgattccattgattttttcaaagggattattttttccaaaccgatacgcaacgtcaatgtttctattgtgacgtcacgataacgtcgggtttccgcgccattctcagattttttttcatcgttgaatgcaaaaaattgaataggccaatcagaaagccagaaacaaagagaaaattaattattaggatatatatgtaaacgCTGGTGAAAATCAAgctcaaaataaaattagttcATAATTATAACAGTGGTAAAAATGGTAATAACTTTACTTTTGTCTATACATCAACGACTCATTCCGATAACTACCAGTACAAATCTGAGCGTCCAACCTCGTGTTATTATCATCATATTATCAAcatcacaaaatatttcaaatacatatgcatatatttcaatttgaagTTGGACACAATGAAACTACTTAAAAAATCCTGTTTTATTTGCTCATGAACTTGAGTATCTTTTAACACCGGTCTCCGCGCAAGAAAATATTCTAGGCCTATTTGCCTAAGAAGGCGTAGCTTCCTACTAGGCCTAGGCCTACTGTAGACCTAGATCTAAACagtgatgttttataaaaaagtaCATATATTACAGATTTCTacaatttaaattttaagaaCATTTCTATGAACACTCATTTCGTAGTTTTATCATTAGTTTTGTTCATGACGTCAGCAAAGAAGGAGTGTGAGACATGTAACGTTAAGCTTACTTTTTTGTGGAAGGGGGGGGGGTGAGTTATAGGCCTAATCATTTAGCatattatacacattttaaGGTTTAGTTATTATTTGATTGTACCAATTTCTGCCCTTTTATCGTTTTACTGACCCATGTTTACCATTCGATTCGAGCAACATTGCGGTACCGAAGAAGAATAAAATGGGCCATGCCCCTGTGTGACGTGTGTCAAAACTAAGAACGTCTCTGTAACAAGCAAGATAAGAAAAGCTATAAAGGGTACACTAACCAATAGAACTATGCCGGTCCCATCACGTTACGGTGGCTCTCCAATTTGAATCGAAGCGGGATACAACCGTATCACATAGTCTAGATATTATCCTTCCGCAGCTTTGGCGAACGATTTTTGCAATCATTTCTAAAtccattttaatgttttatttttcatctgGATATACTGATAAGATAATTGCTTCTaataaatgtatgacaaattgtaatatttgcactttaaatttcaatttgtCGTATTCTTATGACGGACTACTTTCTCTGTCTCTCGTTGTAGACTTGCACGAGTCCAGAgactatttttaaaattaatgaaatcaaatacaaacGAAATGAAATATAAGGCTTGAATCTTGCTtcggtcgatttcatggggtgatgcaTTGAGTTTTcttgaaataaattaaacatgAACATGAgttcatttaatttgtttcaagaggaactcaattcatcacccaataaaatcgaccaaagcaagattagATTAAATCCTTAATTGAATCTTAGCATGTGCATTGAGAATTGaagtttatagaaaaaaagGCTAGTGACAACGCTGAGGATAATGATGTGAGATACCATGGAGGTGATGACATGCTAAAAGGTCAACGTTCAGTTCTTACTTCCTTCTGACAACCAAGGATTTCCCTTGTGACAACTAAAAATAGTTTGACCGTGTTAGCGGTGAATAGGATTTGGTGTATACTAATGATCACAAACACAATAAAACAGGTACAACTGACATTAGGAAATCAATTTACTGACATGTCTCTGGTTTGAACAATCAACTCTATCATTTACACTCTCAGCTAAATTGATTGTcaattatatcaaataattgaTCAATTCAAAAACCTTCTCAATCcatattttatttgtctttaaaaggtttttttcttAGAGCACCTTTTCGTCCTAGCACATTGTAGAACAACAGAAGACAATAAAGACAGACAAGTATTcaaaaatgtattgtatatctTTATAGTATAACACGACATATCCGCCTTAATAGAAACCAAAATTAATTCTGCGTGACAacttcataaaatttcatatgaaattaataccAACCAAAGTCgtaaaaatgttgtaaaaaatCCAGTAGAGGCTGCATTGTTCGCTGGAGTTCCTGTCAGTGAAATATTCTAGTAGAGGGATATCGAAAGGATACGTGGTAAATGTTTGTAATCCATCACATTTTTCTAGTAAGAAATAATTTCAATACCTCTGATATCTTACTTCATTCCAGAATTTATATTCCAAGATGTAGAAAGTTGTTTTAGTTTATTTAGGCATTAAGCTGTGTTCCTAtggaatctatggtctatataaaTACCAAAGCTTTGCATCCAATCTTcatgagatgattgtctgcaaagctctggcatctatataggccatagattccataggaagatagttcaTTAACATTGTAAGataaaccgtttatcaacgacgatttaatccacaagatgaaacagcgattttgacggtgatcaatTGACATTACCATATCAACATTAGTAAGGTTATGGtagtcacgttttgggtgtcagtaaTACTCCCATAGACTTCTCTTTGTTTCGGtgagtttatatagtagaagtgacaattGAATGTTAACATgtgattttaatttatattgagCATCAGTATTAACAGTTTTAAGCACAGGATCCTGGCACGAATtgtttaaccaacagtatacatatatattaaagtatcaagggtatgaactcggcggtcgagaaaaacggacctatgtTTTTAAAATCGTGATTGTTTTAATGCCGATATACAGGTGAAAAGTAACGTTTAATTCCTAACTGTCGGTGAACAGTACCCGTCGTCAGTTCGCAAACATCTCACTGATGgatatgtaattacatatgttgtttttaaacGAGCTGTTCATGTGATCCCAGATTTGAGACCTCAAAACTATCAATCATAAAATGACCCATTATACTCGACCCTATCAATTAGAAAACAAGCTTTTTATGGCAGACTTATAATGGAAAATGCTATCGGATTCGCCAGGTAATGTATATTTGgatttaaatttgacaaaaaaaagtaaacaaaagctatagtgtaaaacaatatgtttatatctaCAAATGACTAACTACATTTTAACATTAAGAGTGATTACCTGGTAGTTTTATATTAAGGATAGAAAGCCACAGAACCAACACATAGTAGCATAGTAGCATCTGTCCTCTAGACTAGCAAGGCAACCTTTACAAGGTAGGGAAAGCATGTTCTACTTCATTTACGGACATCATAATAAGTTAATTACCAAAATTCACCAAACcaactttagtttatatttgcgcGATGACAACCtgatttggaatttttttttaaagaaaagaaaccATGGTATGCgtatatgatttatatttcaGATGAAGATCTATCTAACATCCTTCTTAGTGATGGTACTTTTGTGCATGTTGGTGGCCAACGCACAGAAAAGGTCACGACCCAGACAACGTCCATCTATAATATTGCGCCGATGACGATCTGTAAGTCACATTTGAGTATTATATATCTTagtattgaaataaaacatttatttgtaaCGTCGCGAAAGCAACATCGAAAGTTAATTGATAGAATTCACTGTTTTGACATCTTTGAAGTTGTTGGTGAATCCTTTTGTGTTACTATATTGGAGACTCCTGAATTAAATAGGATTTTCCacaaaaaatgtgatttttgtaCTGAGGTTGAAGAATCCTTGTCCCTCCCTTGTGACTACGCTGTATGATGCCAACATAGATGGATACATAGGTACAGTGGAAGTACAGGACATATTCTCTGTATTTGAACCAACAATTGCTTCTCCTGAAAATGCCAATCGCATTATTCAGCAGTTAGATATGAACGGTGAGTAACATCTCaaattatttctatatttgtTTTCTCTTCTAATGAGGATATAAAGAGTAGATTCTATTCATTTCtctgatttattttgttatatgttgTTGCGATCCCGATATgacataattaatatattatacatttaagTAATGTATTATGAAGTCAGCTTGCCATTACTACCTATGTCAAATGATAACAATTCaggccggtgtaacgttgaaaatggacccccgttgaaaaccgacctcgggtcatttttcaacgttgaaaaatgaccccgaaaaccgttgaaaactgaactttgaGCACACTTTTTACACCTAtccgttgaaaatggaccccgttgaaaagtgacatTCTCAgtagaagactaagataggtaATGCATGATGTCTAATCCTATTGACACATAACATCCTTTGTACAACAACACCAcgcaacacaacaacacacaacaacacataacacacaacacacaacacaacaacaaacaacacaacaacaaacaacacaacacaaacacaacacaaaacaaaacaccacaacatcacacaacacaacatcacacatcacacaacacacaacacaaccacaccacaacacaaccacgcaacaacaacacaacaccacctaacaacaacacaacacaacaaaacacaaccacacaacacgcgaaaacaccacacaacaacacaacacaacatcacaacaaaacaacacacaacaccacatcacacaacacaataacacaaaacacaacaataacacaacacacaacacaaccataacacaacacacgacaacaacacacaacacaaccacacacctcacaaaaccacaacacaacatcacacaacacatcacacaataACACAACACGCAACCACATAGCACACAtcacaaccacacaacacaacaccacacaaaacacagccacacagcatccaacaacacacaacacaccaataacacacaacataacaacataacacaacaacacaaaacacaacgaTGATAACGATGatattaggaatggcgataacaAAATTCGAGAATTATGTTTGCTAAGGTCATTTTCAAGAGACCATCCGTTGAGAGTTTGCcagggtcatttttcaacggtcatttttcaacagacctgccgttgagaattgaccctagacgctgtcaattttcaacggcatgttcaattttccacggcattcggggtccgttttcaacgttgaaaaatgacccgaggtcaattttcaacgttACAACGGCCATACCTGTGAAGTAAAATCAATTTAACTTTCATATATTTGGATAACATTTTAGATCACACGAACCGTTGAACCAtatgaatatttaataattgataatggGTATGACCATATTTTATCTTACTTGAGTGCCACTTGACTACCTGAAGTACATTCTATAAAAAGTCTTTTCGAAATTATGTAAGTGGTAACAGATATGTCTGTTGATAATCAGTGATAATCAGCAAAACAGTCTTGAAAGCTTGAAAACAAATGACAACCGAGTCGTATTTGTGAATAAATAATTAGTAGGCTGGTTTAGTGACTTTTTATTTCAAGTCATAATGAAAATGTCCCCTTTGGCATGAAAGTATCTGAGGGCATAAGAAACAAAATTATCCAAAGATATAAGCAAGATATAGCTGTTTACCGgaaatatacacatttttcaaaatggccgcgaTTGATCTACGAGATTTTCATATCTCTCTTGCTAATAAAGCTATATTGACGATGTTGATGTCAAAATAAGTGTTTCCGGGCTCGAGGAgttcaattttattgatataaatattaaaaagtcATCATCTTGCACGTTTTAGCAAAAAAATTGAggataaatatcaaaattctacTGTAACACTGTAATAAAGGCACGCATAATCTAGGAGATTGCTCTTCATATGGCATTGTTTTACCAATTAGATTCTTAGGACGATTATTTTATAGATCGATATTCTATGCTGCTACAAATTCTTTTTTGAACAtccaaatacattgtataacgtACGTGTGTTCTTACTTCCGGCTATATCTTTTATgcattttgtaaacaaaagaaaacatcaTTAAAGATCACTATGTATTTCCCATTTGGACTTAACACGGCCAAAATGATATCCTTGTTTGATCTTTAAGTCCAAAAATAGTGTGCAAAACAAGGAAGAAGGGGATGCAAAACGTTATGCATGTTATAGGAAGGGACTATGTAAAGTTGTGGTAAGCATACTTAGTGGATATTGGTTTTACCAAGCAAACTATGATTTGggttaatatatttttcagttttCCTTACTAAATTGCCTTTTATTACATAGTAAAATTGTGCACTGAAGCCAAAAATATTGAATGGTTCCCATAAAAGTCCAAATAGTTAAACAAGGACGGTAAATGCCGATACTAAAAGCACTCCAATGGAAAAAATGTTTGATTCCAACATACCACTAATGTATAGGtatcaaacaaaacagaatGTCTTTGTAGACTTAAACTATTAACCTAGGGTTAGTTAAACATCAGGTTCAAATTAGATTTACATAACATGTGGCAACAGATATGACCAAACGAAAGAACCCTGTTAGATAAAGCTTTTACCCAATTAGTACAATTATAATGAACGACTCGAATCTGAATCCTTCCATCAGTAATCACATACTTATGTCAACTTCATGACAGTCGATAAACAATCTTGAAACAGGCTAAGAAAGAACTGAGAGGTTTTGGTCTGGTCATCCATAGGATGTGACCAAGACCTTTTGTCTTTATTTGAGCTGCTCTTAGAATCAATCAAGGGCAAATCCTGTTCTTATGACTAGATGATTGTCTTCCTGGTGATGTCATCATTTTGTTGTAGAATTAGCCATAAGCGCCTTGTAATCAAAAAGATGCccatataataattaaaatacttgaTCACACATCCAATATTGGTCATCCCATACATTCACGTACTATGTATTTTTATAGTGTAAGATAATCATATGTACTCTATCTATGTAACAGAGCAATAAGGTAATAGTTCCCGGTTGAATTGGACACTTCAGCAcgaaataaacaattaatttgcCTTTCCTCCCGAAAATCTTATATGGgtagacaaatgactagtacaaATTCTTGTATGCATGAAAGGTAACGACATTGCATTATCCTTAGCAATAACTCCAGCTGTAAGATTACATTCTCTTTACAGAAGTAGAAAGCGATTTGATTAAAACAACGAACTTTCACTACGCTGAATATCAAGGATTCTCAAAAGAAGGAAGAGGCACAAAAGCAACAGTATAGTTCGGGCTATATATGGAACTTGACGAAAATCAGTAGGGTTATCGAGCTCAGATTGTAA
Coding sequences:
- the LOC138317042 gene encoding uncharacterized protein isoform X2, translating into MRSIGVWLLLFVVFMVITSETDARKTKTKVKVKVIFKKKTSTNGGRRRRSIENIMTLPCDVREYDTDKDDVISRMEWQTYITEFNPELNFAEYENKIIQQLDRNGDGFLQVREFSLDDEYKKDCLSETQPPA
- the LOC138317042 gene encoding uncharacterized protein isoform X1 produces the protein MASHLFRVLNTILQMRSIGVWLLLFVVFMVITSETDARKTKTKVKVKVIFKKKTSTNGGRRRRSIENIMTLPCDVREYDTDKDDVISRMEWQTYITEFNPELNFAEYENKIIQQLDRNGDGFLQVREFSLDDEYKKDCLSETQPPA